One Microcebus murinus isolate Inina chromosome 7, M.murinus_Inina_mat1.0, whole genome shotgun sequence genomic region harbors:
- the TSPYL5 gene encoding testis-specific Y-encoded-like protein 5, whose amino-acid sequence MSGRSRGRKSSRAKSRGKGRAKTRVRVAPDDTPRDPDPPQCQRLGEETQAAQVQSGAGWGGLETAAPAPLLRPGDEAACRLPLDCGLALRARAAGDRGQAATRPGPGKTTSLSERLATDTVFVGTVGTVGRPKNAPRVGNRRCPAGKKAPESCSAVGRGPQAVACGRLKRGMAGEGTAVPAGEENRVENGAGSGLPATEGSMDTLETVQLKLETMNAQADRAYLRLSRKFGQLRLHHLERRNLLIQNIPGFWGQAFQNHPQLSSFLNSQDKEVLAYLNSLEVEELGLARLGYKIKFYFGRNPYFQNKVLIKEYGCGPSGQVVSRSTPIQWLPGHDLQSLSQGNPENNRSFFGWFSNHSSIESDKIVEIINEELWPNPLQYYLLSEGARGEKGKEKEGRQGPAKQPVETPEPGVNQSN is encoded by the coding sequence ATGAGCGGCCGAAGCCGGGGTCGAAAGTCCTCCCGCGCCAAAAGCCGGGGCAAAGGCCGCGCCAAAACCCGAGTCCGCGTTGCTCCTGACGACACCCCCCGCGACCCGGACCCACCACAGTGCCAGAGGCTCGGGGAGGAGACCCAGGCGGCACAGGTGCAGTCTGGCGCGGGTTGGGGTGGCCTGGAAACCGCTGCGCCCGCGCCGCTCCTCCGGCCCGGGGACGAGGCTGCCTGTCGGCTCCCCCTGGACTGTGGCCTCGCTCTCCGCGCCCGAGCCGCGGGGGACCGCGGGCAGGCCGCGACTAGGCCCGGGCCGGGGAAGACCACATCTCTCTCGGAGCGCCTGGCGACAGACACTGTCTTCGTGGGAACTGTGGGGACCGTGGGAAGGCCCAAAAATGCCCCCCGCGTTGGAAATCGGCGTTGCCCTGCTGGGAAGAAGGCCCCAGAGAGCTGTAGTGCAGTGGGGAGGGGGCCTCAGGCCGTGGCCTGTGGGAGGCTGAAGAGAGGGATGGCGGGGGAGGGTACCGCCGTCCCCGCGGGAGAGGAAAATAGAGTAGAGAACGGTGCAGGGTCAGGGCTCCCTGCCACAGAAGGCAGCATGGATACTCTGGAGACCGTCCAGCTGAAGCTGGAGACCATGAATGCCCAGGCTGACAGGGCCTACCTTCGCCTCTCGCGCAAGTTTGGGCAGTTGCGATTGCACCACTTAGAGCGCAGGAACCTCCTCATCCAGAATATTCCCGGCTTCTGGGGGCAAGCTTTTCAGAACCACCCCCAGTTATCATCCTTCCTCAACAGCCAGGATAAAGAGGTACTCGCCTACTTGAACAGCCTGGAGGTGGAAGAGCTTGGCCTCGCCAGATTGGGctacaaaataaagttttactttgGCCGCAACCCCTATTTCCAAAATAAGGTGCTCATTAAGGAATATGGGTGTGGCCCTTCGGGTCAGGTGGTGTCTCGTTCTACACCGATCCAGTGGCTACCTGGGCATGATCTCCAGTCCCTAAGCCAAGGAAACCCAGAAAACAACCGTAGCTTCTTTGGGTGGTTTTCAAACCACAGCTCAATTGAGTCTGACAAGATTGTGGAGATAATCAACGAGGAACTGTGGCCCAATCCCCTGCAGTACTACCTTTTGAGTGAAGGGGCCcgtggagagaaaggaaaagaaaaggaggggaggCAAGGTCCAGCAAAGCAGCCAGTGGAGACCCCTGAGCCTGGGGTAAACCAGTCTAACTGA